In Kiloniellales bacterium, the DNA window CGCCGATCGAGGGCTCCTCGGACCCGGCCTTCCTGGGCGACCCGGCGCGGCACAACCCCGAGGACCTGCTGGTCGCCGCGCTCTCGGCCTGCCACATGCTCTGGTACCTGCACCTCTGCGCCGTGAAGGGCGTGGTGGTCACGGCCTACCGGGACGCCGCGGAGGGCACCATGCTGGAAGAGCCGCGCAAAGGCCGCTTCACCGAGGTGATCCTGCGCCCCGAAGTCACCATCACGGCCGAGAGCGACGCGGAGCGGGCCCGCCAGCTCCATGAGCGGGCGCACGCCGAGTGCTTCATCGCCAACTCGGTCAACTTCCCGGTGCGCTGCGAGCCGGAGATCGTGAGCGGCGGCTGACGTGCTGGGCGCAATCGCCGGAGATATCATCGGCTCGGTCTACGAGCG includes these proteins:
- a CDS encoding OsmC family protein yields the protein PIEGSSDPAFLGDPARHNPEDLLVAALSACHMLWYLHLCAVKGVVVTAYRDAAEGTMLEEPRKGRFTEVILRPEVTITAESDAERARQLHERAHAECFIANSVNFPVRCEPEIVSGG